From the genome of Glycine max cultivar Williams 82 chromosome 2, Glycine_max_v4.0, whole genome shotgun sequence, one region includes:
- the LOC100795085 gene encoding zinc finger CCCH domain-containing protein 66-like isoform X1, with protein sequence MCGVSKGKPSQIDLIMEEKYAKEGMHHKISALLEFSATDDLIGFKDAVEKEGHDVDGVGFWYGRRVGSKKIGYEERTPLMVASMFGSLDVSTYILGMGCIDVNRASRSDGATALHCAVAGGSAASVEVVKLLLDASADVSAVDANGNRSIDLIVSVANSIFNQRSSVLQALLEGTSDADQACLSLPEVIDQLEEQRQDMTTPRVSKDYPIDLSLPDIKNGIYGTDEFRMYTFKVKPCSRAYSHDWTECPFVHPGENARRRDPRKYHYSCVPCPEFRKGSCSKGDACEYAHGIFECWLHPAQYRTRLCKDEGGCTRRVCFFAHKLEELRPLYASTGSAIPSPRSYSASASALEMGSVNPIALGSPSVLMPPTSTPPLTPSGASSPIAGSMWSQSNVSVPTLQLPKSRLKTASTVRDTDLDMELLGLETHWRRQQLMMDEISALSSPNWKNSMPNSPSFRVPLNDHTGELNRLSGVKPANLEDMFGSLDPSILSKYHGISLDVAGPQLQSPTGIQMRQNVNQQLGGYSSSLSTLNVIGSRSFRLDQSGEAASVALNPRVAAFAKRSQSFIERGVVNHHSELPSPKPSTFSNWGSPVGKLDWAVNGEELNKLRKSASFGFRGSDTPLTKTSTKMSANVDDEPDVSWVNSLVKDAPPESGESGEYSVEDQRKLLQCHNGTDAIPAWLEQLYLDQEQMVA encoded by the coding sequence ATGTGCGGTGTTTCCAAGGGGAAACCTTCTCAAATTGATTTGATCATGGAGGAGAAGTATGCAAAAGAAGGGATGCATCATAAGATTTCTGCTTTGCTTGAGTTTTCAGCGACGGATGATCTAATTGGTTTCAAAGATGCTGTGGAAAAGGAGGGTCATGATGTTGATGGGGTGGGGTTTTGGTATGGAAGGCGTGTTGGCTCGAAGAAAATAGGTTATGAAGAGAGGACACCTCTCATGGTTGCTTCCATGTTTGGAAGCCTTGATGTATCAACTTATATTCTTGGAATGGGTTGTATCGATGTTAATCGGGCTAGTAGGTCAGATGGGGCTACTGCTCTTCATTGTGCTGTTGCTGGGGGTTCTGCCGCTTCCGTTGAGGTTGTCAAGCTTTTGCTTGATGCATCTGCTGATGTTAGTGCTGTTGACGCCAATGGTAACCGGTCAattgacttgattgtctctgtgGCTAATTCTATCTTCAATCAAAGGTCAAGTGTGCTACAGGCCCTCCTGGAGGGTACAAGTGATGCTGATCAGGCATGTCTCTCACTTCCGGAAGTGATTGACCAACTTGAGGAACAAAGGCAAGATATGACCACACCCCGTGTTTCAAAAGACTATCCTATTGATCTCTCCCTTCCAGACATAAAGAATGGGATATATGGTACTGATGAGTTTAGGATGTATACATTCAAAGTGAAGCCTTGTTCGAGGGCGTATTCTCATGATTGGACAGAGTGCCCCTTTGTTCATCCAGGGGAAAATGCAAGGCGGCGTGATCCAAGGAAGTATCATTACAGCTGCGTCCCTTGTCCCGAGTTTAGGAAGGGATCTTGCAGCAAGGGCGATGCCTGTGAGTATGCACATGGCATTTTTGAGTGCTGGCTTCACCCTGCCCAGTACCGGACTCGGCTTTGCAAGGATGAGGGTGGATGCACAAGGAGGGTATGCTTCTTTGCTCACAAGCTTGAGGAGCTTCGCCCCTTGTATGCTTCTACTGGTTCTGCTATTCCTTCCCCGAGGTCCTATTCAGCTAGTGCTTCTGCATTGGAGATGGGTTCAGTTAACCCAATTGCACTTGGTTCTCCATCTGTCTTGATGCCACCTACCTCAACACCACCTTTGACTCCATCTGGAGCATCTTCTCCCATTGCTGGATCCATGTGGTCTCAATCTAATGTTTCGGTCCCTACCTTGCAGCTGCCCAAAAGCAGATTGAAGACTGCATCTACTGTAAGAGATACTGATTTAGATATGGAACTGCTTGGACTTGAAACACATTGGCGTAGACAACAGCTAATGATGGATGAGATATCTGCTCTTTCCTCTCCCAACTGGAAAAATTCCATGCCTAATAGTCCATCTTTTCGTGTTCCTTTGAATGATCACACTGGGGAGTTAAATAGGCTTTCAGGGGTGAAGCCTGCTAACCTTGAAGATATGTTTGGATCGCTCGATCCATCAATTTTGTCTAAATACCATGGAATCTCACTTGATGTTGCAGGACCTCAGTTACAGTCTCCAACCGGAATCCAGATGCGCCAGAATGTGAACCAGCAGCTAGGAGGCTATTCATCCAGCCTTTCCACTTTGAATGTGATTGGATCGCGGTCCTTCAGGCTTGATCAGTCTGGCGAAGCAGCCTCGGTGGCCTTGAATCCAAGAGTTGCTGCCTTTGCAAAGCGGAGCCAGAGCTTCATTGAGCGCGGCGTGGTGAACCATCATTCTGAACTTCCTTCTCCAAAGCCCTCTACCTTCTCTAACTGGGGCTCACCTGTTGGAAAATTAGATTGGGCCGTAAATGGAGAAGAGCTGAATAAGCTGAGGAAATCTGCTTCCTTTGGATTTCGAGGCAGCGACACTCCTCTAACAAAGACTTCAACCAAAATGTCAGCAAATGTTGATGATGAGCCAGATGTGTCTTGGGTTAACTCACTTGTGAAGGATGCTCCACCGGAATCCGGTGAATCTGGTGAATACAGTGTGGAAGATCAGCGAAAGCTACTGCAATGCCACAATGGAACAGATGCGATTCCAGCATGGTTGGAGCAATTGTACTTGGACCAGGAGCAAATGGTGGCATGA
- the LOC100795085 gene encoding zinc finger CCCH domain-containing protein 66-like (The RefSeq protein has 1 substitution compared to this genomic sequence), which produces MCGVSKGKPSQIDLIMEEKYAKEGMHHKISALLEFSATDDLIGFKDAVEKEGHDVDGVGFWYGRRVGSKKIGYEERTPLMVASMFGSLDVSTYILGMGCIDVNRASRSDGATALHCAVAGGSAASVEVVKLLLDASADVSAVDANGNRSIDLIVSVANSIFNQRSSVLQALLEGTSDADQACLSLPEVIDQLEEQRQDMTTPRVSKDYPIDLSLPDIKNGIYGTDEFRMYTFKVKPCSRAYSHDWTECPFVHPGENARRRDPRKYHYSCAPCPEFRKGSCSKGDACEYAHGIFECWLHPAQYRTRLCKDEGGCTRRVCFFAHKLEELRPLYASTGSAIPSPRSYSASASALEMGSVNPIALGSPSVLMPPTSTPPLTPSGASSPIAGSMWSQSNVSVPTLQLPKSRLKTASTVRDTDLDMELLGLETHWRRQQLMMDEISALSSPNWKNSMPNSPSFRVPLNDHTGELNRLSGVKPANLEDMFGSLDPSILSKYHGISLDVAGPQLQSPTGIQMRQNVNQQLGGYSSSLSTLNVIGSRSFRLDQSGEAASVALNPRVAAFAKRSQSFIERGVVNHHSELPSPKPSTFSNWGSPVGKLDWAVNGEELNKLRKSASFGFRGSDTPLTKTSTKMSANVDDEPDVSWVNSLVKDAPPESGESGEYSVEDQRKLLQCHNGTDAIPAWLEQLYLDQEQMVA; this is translated from the coding sequence ATGTGCGGTGTTTCCAAGGGGAAACCTTCTCAAATTGATTTGATCATGGAGGAGAAGTATGCAAAAGAAGGGATGCATCATAAGATTTCTGCTTTGCTTGAGTTTTCAGCGACGGATGATCTAATTGGTTTCAAAGATGCTGTGGAAAAGGAGGGTCATGATGTTGATGGGGTGGGGTTTTGGTATGGAAGGCGTGTTGGCTCGAAGAAAATAGGTTATGAAGAGAGGACACCTCTCATGGTTGCTTCCATGTTTGGAAGCCTTGATGTATCAACTTATATTCTTGGAATGGGTTGTATCGATGTTAATCGGGCTAGTAGGTCAGATGGGGCTACTGCTCTTCATTGTGCTGTTGCTGGGGGTTCTGCCGCTTCCGTTGAGGTTGTCAAGCTTTTGCTTGATGCATCTGCTGATGTTAGTGCTGTTGACGCCAATGGTAACCGGTCAattgacttgattgtctctgtgGCTAATTCTATCTTCAATCAAAGGTCAAGTGTGCTACAGGCCCTCCTGGAGGGTACAAGTGATGCTGATCAGGCATGTCTCTCACTTCCGGAAGTGATTGACCAACTTGAGGAACAAAGGCAAGATATGACCACACCCCGTGTTTCAAAAGACTATCCTATTGATCTCTCCCTTCCAGACATAAAGAATGGGATATATGGTACTGATGAGTTTAGGATGTATACATTCAAAGTGAAGCCTTGTTCGAGGGCGTATTCTCATGATTGGACAGAGTGCCCCTTTGTTCATCCAGGGGAAAATGCAAGGCGGCGTGATCCAAGGAAGTATCATTACAGCTGCGTCCCTTGTCCCGAGTTTAGGAAGGGATCTTGCAGCAAGGGCGATGCCTGTGAGTATGCACATGGCATTTTTGAGTGCTGGCTTCACCCTGCCCAGTACCGGACTCGGCTTTGCAAGGATGAGGGTGGATGCACAAGGAGGGTATGCTTCTTTGCTCACAAGCTTGAGGAGCTTCGCCCCTTGTATGCTTCTACTGGTTCTGCTATTCCTTCCCCGAGGTCCTATTCAGCTAGTGCTTCTGCATTGGAGATGGGTTCAGTTAACCCAATTGCACTTGGTTCTCCATCTGTCTTGATGCCACCTACCTCAACACCACCTTTGACTCCATCTGGAGCATCTTCTCCCATTGCTGGATCCATGTGGTCTCAATCTAATGTTTCGGTCCCTACCTTGCAGCTGCCCAAAAGCAGATTGAAGACTGCATCTACTGTAAGAGATACTGATTTAGATATGGAACTGCTTGGACTTGAAACACATTGGCGTAGACAACAGCTAATGATGGATGAGATATCTGCTCTTTCCTCTCCCAACTGGAAAAATTCCATGCCTAATAGTCCATCTTTTCGTGTTCCTTTGAATGATCACACTGGGGAGTTAAATAGGCTTTCAGGGGTGAAGCCTGCTAACCTTGAAGATATGTTTGGATCGCTCGATCCATCAATTTTGTCTAAATACCATGGAATCTCACTTGATGTTGCAGGACCTCAGTTACAGTCTCCAACCGGAATCCAGATGCGCCAGAATGTGAACCAGCAGCTAGGAGGCTATTCATCCAGCCTTTCCACTTTGAATGTGATTGGATCGCGGTCCTTCAGGCTTGATCAGTCTGGCGAAGCAGCCTCGGTGGCCTTGAATCCAAGAGTTGCTGCCTTTGCAAAGCGGAGCCAGAGCTTCATTGAGCGCGGCGTGGTGAACCATCATTCTGAACTTCCTTCTCCAAAGCCCTCTACCTTCTCTAACTGGGGCTCACCTGTTGGAAAATTAGATTGGGCCGTAAATGGAGAAGAGCTGAATAAGCTGAGGAAATCTGCTTCCTTTGGATTTCGAGGCAGCGACACTCCTCTAACAAAGACTTCAACCAAAATGTCAGCAAATGTTGATGATGAGCCAGATGTGTCTTGGGTTAACTCACTTGTGAAGGATGCTCCACCGGAATCCGGTGAATCTGGTGAATACAGTGTGGAAGATCAGCGAAAGCTACTGCAATGCCACAATGGAACAGATGCGATTCCAGCATGGTTGGAGCAATTGTACTTGGACCAGGAGCAAATGGTGGCATGA